The Pseudorasbora parva isolate DD20220531a chromosome 16, ASM2467924v1, whole genome shotgun sequence genome includes a region encoding these proteins:
- the mterf2 gene encoding transcription termination factor 2, mitochondrial — translation MQCTQLPNGPTHRPVDCANMLRLVTTSLCLYCQRAQVTPLLLTRPNSSVVHKENLVAIDALYDLSVDISKVRKLKGWVLRQSPAYVSETAGLLRDMGASGPVIARVLELHPEAILCKPEHMEAQKKLWMSVCASHKDLVGIIEKFPASFFTSSSDHDNQKANIVYFQTLHLNKRIISKLMASAPQSFSRPVKQNEEMIRTLQKTYLDLGGREDNMKIWLQKLLTQNPYVLLKPPEVLRDNLTFLRDRGFTSNELLRLLSKLRGFVTELNPESMRLTLSYSQETLECTEEAFREVVLQCPALLYYPVPILADRFKGLLTAGVSMEQIRETPTVLELTTQIVQYRIQKLNSFGYDVRTGSLEALNGTKKDFEMSNGKLRLRRERPLFNPVAPIRTED, via the coding sequence ATGCAatgcacacaattacccaacgGCCCCACCCACAGACCTGTAGATTGTGCAAACATGTTGCGATTAGTCACGACATCCCTGTGTCTGTATTGTCAGCGGGCTCAAGTAACACCTTTGCTCCTCACAAGGCCCAACTCCTCGGTTGTTCACAAAGAGAACCTGGTTGCCATAGATGCCTTGTACGACTTGTCCGTAGACATCAGTAAAGTCCGGAAGCTGAAGGGTTGGGTGTTGCGGCAGAGCCCTGCATATGTGAGCGAGACTGCCGGCCTACTGAGGGACATGGGGGCTAGTGGGCCTGTCATTGCCCGTGTTTTGGAGCTCCACCCTGAGGCCATCCTCTGCAAACCTGAGCACATGGAGGCGCAGAAAAAGCTGTGGATGTCTGTGTGCGCCAGCCATAAAGATCTGGTAGGAATCATTGAAAAATTCCCTGCCTCGTTTTTCACCTCATCCTCTGATCACGACAACCAAAAGGCCAACATTGTGTATTTCCAAACACTGCATCTTAACAAACGCATCATTAGCAAGCTCATGGCCAGCGCTCCTCAGAGCTTCAGCCGACCCGTGAAGCAAAACGAGGAGATGATCCGGACCTTGCAGAAGACCTATTTGGACTTGGGTGGGAGGGAGGACAATATGAAGATCTGGTTGCAGAAGCTGCTTACTCAGAATCCCTACGTGCTTCTGAAGCCCCCCGAGGTTCTGCGCGATAACTTGACGTTCCTGCGTGACAGGGGCTTCACCAGCAATGAGCTCTTGCGGCTGCTTTCCAAACTGAGGGGGTTCGTTACTGAACTGAACCCTGAAAGCATGAGACTCACCCTCAGCTACTCCCAGGAAACCCTGGAATGCACAGAAGAGGCATTTAGGGAGGTTGTACTTCAGTGTCCAGCCTTGTTATACTATCCTGTGCCTATATTAGCTGATCGCTTCAAAGGCCTCCTGACTGCTGGAGTAAGTATGGAGCAGATCAGGGAGACTCCCACAGTGTTAGAACTGACAACGCAGATAGTTCAATATCGCATTCAGAAACTGAACTCTTTTGGTTATGATGTACGTACTGGCAGCCTGGAAGCCCTCAACGGCACCAAAAAGGACTTCGAGATGAGCAACGGGAAGCTGCGTCTTAGGCGAGAGAGGCCACTTTTTAATCCAGTAGCTCCAATTCGAACGGAAGATTAA
- the zgc:153031 gene encoding zgc:153031 isoform X1 codes for MMNTEGEEMRKPIRLIAAACSDMGIGKNGELPWSLPFLKRCGNFGSPTPAHSRDNSMQTRKEFQFFLDTITAVSTSGKKNLVVWGRVSWFSSPEMIFPLANCINLVLSKKLNAEPPRAHYLCKDFESVIRLVSEPPLCHIVETIWVLGGPEVYKKGLEHPWCDLIYLTNIMGDFDCDVFFPKFDRNIFRKQKGFPGVPDEIYEENGIKFQFQVFKKEA; via the exons ATGATGAATACCGAGGGGGAGGAGATGCGCAAACCAATCCGGCTCATCGCGGCTGCCTGCAGTGACATGGGCATAGGAAAGAACGGAGAGCTTCCCTGGAGTCTTCC GTTTTTAAAGAGGTGTGGAAACTTTGGGTCCCCAACGCCCGCCCATTCCAGAGATAACAGCATGCAGACT AGAAAAGAATTTCAGTTCTTTTTGGATACAATTACAGCGGTGTCAACATCTG GGAAGAAGAACCTGGTTGTCTGGGGCAGAGTCTCCTGGTTCTCCTCTCCTGAGATGATCTTCCCTTTGGCAAATTGCATCAATTTGGTATTGAGCAAGAAGCTGAA TGCAGAGCCTCCACGTGCCCACTATCTGTGTAAGGATTTTGAGTCAGTAATTCGCCTGGTTTCTGAGCCTCCTTTATGTCACATTGTGGAGACCATCTGGGTATTAGGGGGCCCAGAAGTGTATAAG AAAGGTCTTGAGCATCCATGGTGTGATCTCATCTATCTCACCAACATCATGGGAGACTTTGACTGCGATGTGTTTTTCCCAAAGTTTGACCGCAACATTTTCAGAAAACAAAAAGG CTTTCCCGGAGTCCCAGATGAAATTTATGAAGAAAATGGTattaaatttcaatttcaagTCTTCAAGAAAGAAGCTTAA
- the zgc:153031 gene encoding zgc:153031 isoform X2, whose product MMNTEGEEMRKPIRLIAAACSDMGIGKNGELPWSLPKEFQFFLDTITAVSTSGKKNLVVWGRVSWFSSPEMIFPLANCINLVLSKKLNAEPPRAHYLCKDFESVIRLVSEPPLCHIVETIWVLGGPEVYKKGLEHPWCDLIYLTNIMGDFDCDVFFPKFDRNIFRKQKGFPGVPDEIYEENGIKFQFQVFKKEA is encoded by the exons ATGATGAATACCGAGGGGGAGGAGATGCGCAAACCAATCCGGCTCATCGCGGCTGCCTGCAGTGACATGGGCATAGGAAAGAACGGAGAGCTTCCCTGGAGTCTTCC AAAAGAATTTCAGTTCTTTTTGGATACAATTACAGCGGTGTCAACATCTG GGAAGAAGAACCTGGTTGTCTGGGGCAGAGTCTCCTGGTTCTCCTCTCCTGAGATGATCTTCCCTTTGGCAAATTGCATCAATTTGGTATTGAGCAAGAAGCTGAA TGCAGAGCCTCCACGTGCCCACTATCTGTGTAAGGATTTTGAGTCAGTAATTCGCCTGGTTTCTGAGCCTCCTTTATGTCACATTGTGGAGACCATCTGGGTATTAGGGGGCCCAGAAGTGTATAAG AAAGGTCTTGAGCATCCATGGTGTGATCTCATCTATCTCACCAACATCATGGGAGACTTTGACTGCGATGTGTTTTTCCCAAAGTTTGACCGCAACATTTTCAGAAAACAAAAAGG CTTTCCCGGAGTCCCAGATGAAATTTATGAAGAAAATGGTattaaatttcaatttcaagTCTTCAAGAAAGAAGCTTAA